The genomic interval GGTACCCGTCAGGGTCACGGAACCGTTGGAGATGGTGCCTGGCGCGTCCAGGTTGCCCCCGACGGCCATCGTAAAGCCGCCCAGGCCCAGGGTGCTCGCGTCGCCCACGCGCAGGTGCAGGACCGAGGCGTTCGCGGTGAGCACCGGCATCGTGGCCCCGGGGATCTGTGCGGCGGGGGGCACGATGGCGGCGCTGGTGCCGTCGGGAACCACGCCGTCCAGCCAGTTGGCGGCCGTGAACCACGCGGAGCTCTCCGAACCATCCCACGTGGGCCCCTGCAGCGGGCCGCTGCTGGCCGTCTCGGTGTTCACGTACACGCGGAAGGTAAAGGTCGTCGCCCCGCCCGCCACCTGGAACCGCCACTCCCTGGCCGAGGAGATCTCCATCGGCGCAAGCGTCTGCGCGTAGTCGAAATACGGGGTTTCGGCGCCGTTCAGGAAGGTGCCGTTGCCGTCGGGGTTGGCGACCGTCACCGTACCCGTCGTGGTGGACGGCCCCTGCGAAAAGAACACCTGCACCCCGGACACCGTGATGCCGTCGGTGCCCATGGTCAGCTGGGTGAGGTTCTGCACCCGCACGTCGGTCTTGAAGATTCCCGTTCCCGCGGAATACGAGGTGTTCGTATTGGTGAGCTTCACGTACGTGTCCTGCCCGCCCACGACGCGGTTCGTCAGCGCGCCGGTGCCGGGAGGATCCAGCGTCTTGCACGCCATGGCGGCAGAGGCCACGTGCACCACGCACTGCAGCGCGGCCAGGCGGGTGGGCGTGGGCTTGGTTCCGGGTGCGAGCGGGCCGTCGGTGCACGCCGAGGCGAGAACCACGAGAAACAGCGCGGGAAGCACCCGCGATGGGCGCTTGTCGAGAGATAGCATGGCGTTGACCAGGGAGACGAGCCGGACCAGCGGAGGGTCGGGAGGGTCGATGCGGGGAAATTTAAGGCATCGTGCCGTCCCGTACAACAGTTTTGAACGCGATCCAGGCGTGACCGACGGAAATCGACGTGGCGGGCCAGGCACGCCCGCCCCTGTCAGGCGGGTGCGAGCGCCTCCTCGGCGTATGCCACGCGGTCGCGCCCCAGCCGCTTGGCCTCGTACAGCGCGGCGTCGGCGCGGTGCAGCCACGTGTCGCAGGTGTCGCCCGGGCGCAGCGCCGCCACCCCGATGCTCACCGTAACCCGCCCTGCCCTGCCGGCGTCCCCCTCGCCGACCGCGCGGCGCAGCCGTTCCGCCTCGCGCAGGGCATCCCGCGCGCTGGCGCCGGGAAGGAGCACCGCGAACTCCTCGCCCCCAAATCGGAACAGGTCGCCGCCTGCCTCGCGGGCAAGGACCGATGCCACCGCCACCAGCACGTCGTCGCCACCCGCGTGGCCGAAGCGGTCGTTCACCTGCTTGAAGTGGTCGATGTCCATCACCAGCAGCGACGCCGCGCTCCCCCGCGCGGCCGCCGCCCGCAGCTCGCGGTCCATGCGCCGGCGGTTGAAGGCGCCCGTCAGCGGGTCGCGCACCGCCTGCTGCACCAGCTGGTCGCGAAGCGAATCGATCACCCCCAGGAACAGGTTGGTGAACACCACCAGCAGCGTGAGCGTGACCACGAAGCGAACGGCGGCACCCGTCCCCATATCCACGTACACCATGGGCGCCACGGACAGCACGATCCCGGCGGCGAGAAAGTTGGCCAGCCGGCGCGGGAGCATGCAAAAGAAGAGCATCGCGGCCGGATAGCACCACAGCACGGCCATGAAGCCCAGCGCGC from Longimicrobium sp. carries:
- a CDS encoding GGDEF domain-containing protein yields the protein MKTPVTPTDLESLDPGGGGIPSWYRDRIIYALAIAGAVFLLPFGLNNVVRGRMGLGIANLVIVGMLALNAQALRRGRALPIPVALVFVPVAAGLPLGIRALGFMAVLWCYPAAMLFFCMLPRRLANFLAAGIVLSVAPMVYVDMGTGAAVRFVVTLTLLVVFTNLFLGVIDSLRDQLVQQAVRDPLTGAFNRRRMDRELRAAAARGSAASLLVMDIDHFKQVNDRFGHAGGDDVLVAVASVLAREAGGDLFRFGGEEFAVLLPGASARDALREAERLRRAVGEGDAGRAGRVTVSIGVAALRPGDTCDTWLHRADAALYEAKRLGRDRVAYAEEALAPA